One genomic window of bacterium includes the following:
- a CDS encoding S8 family peptidase, whose product MKFGHVTAFVISMTLCGLAFAGPGDRWAGVDYLNGRLLLVMSEEFDGQGLGLDEFGFVQSGIPELDARFIEFKCQGFKRLVPDAILDRIPTALPEAYRTYLLEFDSEVPVMTVLESFAASEFVSNAEPDLLYRLFRTPNDPQFSSQWDKQIMGAEAVWDLTTGSPAIICAGLDTGVDWRHPDLAPILWVNPGEDVDGDQEVWSFNDYPGDLDDLNGVDDDGNGFPDDFLGWDFIAGIGGCAGNEDCDNIQDNDMFGREPHGTHVGGIMVAAGNNGIGVAGFSWVGKLMALRCGYLASDGQGYMPQSATVPGTYYAVANGADIINMSYGGPGFSSVANSAVVAAWNAGLLLFGASGNDNQSSIQYPAGYENVIAVNATNSSDRKANFSNYGAWTDISAPGVGIPSTVNNGGYQSWDGTSMASPNAAGAAALLWALFPDLNNASLRELMYISAFNLDALNPNFVGMLGAGRVDVRTAAAMLLPNLNVISSSLTDNVGDGDGRLETGESAQLELVIQSSPDWAPATNVVVNVTSNNPIVSISNGTQSIGALAPGAAATATVTLTAGTIEDGTWLDLLVNITSDEGFNRTLTYTIRVGRGRLLVVDDDGSGNFQSYYYSSLIDLGANPDLWSSSLDGQPTSFHLSHYPAIMWVCGNETSNTLTASEQEALTSYLNAGGNLLISAHGLRNDIGGSSFFSDYLRSASDNNLAGDRVVNAVEGVPVFDGTRLLLQGGACANNGLTGPDRILPVNGGVAAFEYTTAGGVGAVMYDGAYKSIYFAFSLEAGCGLAGTDHYSVVLSRTLEWFGIERVDAHERPTSPIPHSARLVGNYPNPFNPTTEVKFEVSTASNVELRVYDIQGRLVSELVRGLVQPGTHQVQFDGSGFASGVYFVRLVAPGVVQSAKMVLLK is encoded by the coding sequence ATGAAGTTTGGACATGTTACTGCGTTCGTGATTTCTATGACTCTCTGCGGTTTGGCTTTCGCTGGCCCGGGCGACCGTTGGGCGGGCGTTGACTATTTGAACGGTCGACTGCTACTTGTCATGTCAGAGGAATTTGATGGCCAAGGTCTGGGACTTGACGAATTCGGATTCGTGCAGTCGGGAATACCTGAATTGGACGCGCGGTTCATTGAGTTCAAGTGCCAGGGCTTCAAGAGGCTCGTACCAGACGCAATTCTGGACAGGATTCCGACGGCCCTGCCGGAAGCATATCGCACCTACTTGCTGGAATTCGACTCAGAAGTACCCGTTATGACCGTGCTGGAGTCGTTTGCCGCTTCAGAGTTCGTAAGCAATGCCGAACCCGACCTCCTGTATCGGTTGTTTCGAACACCTAACGATCCGCAGTTCTCCAGTCAGTGGGACAAACAAATTATGGGTGCCGAGGCAGTCTGGGACCTCACAACAGGTAGTCCAGCCATTATCTGCGCTGGTCTTGATACAGGGGTGGACTGGCGTCATCCGGACTTGGCTCCAATTCTTTGGGTGAATCCTGGTGAGGACGTCGACGGTGATCAAGAGGTGTGGTCGTTTAATGACTACCCTGGGGACTTGGATGACCTGAATGGCGTGGACGACGACGGGAACGGCTTTCCGGATGACTTTCTTGGTTGGGATTTCATTGCGGGAATTGGCGGCTGTGCCGGAAACGAAGATTGTGATAACATTCAGGACAACGACATGTTTGGCCGTGAACCTCACGGAACCCACGTAGGTGGTATTATGGTGGCGGCTGGCAATAACGGCATCGGAGTCGCCGGCTTCTCGTGGGTCGGAAAGCTAATGGCTTTGCGCTGCGGATATCTCGCCTCTGACGGACAAGGTTACATGCCTCAATCTGCCACGGTTCCGGGAACCTACTACGCTGTTGCCAATGGCGCAGATATCATCAATATGTCCTATGGAGGACCAGGCTTCTCGTCAGTAGCGAACAGTGCAGTTGTGGCTGCGTGGAATGCAGGGCTTTTGCTGTTTGGGGCAAGCGGAAACGATAACCAGAGCAGCATTCAGTACCCTGCAGGCTACGAGAACGTAATCGCCGTGAATGCCACGAACTCGAGTGACCGCAAAGCTAACTTTTCCAATTATGGCGCGTGGACAGACATCTCAGCACCAGGAGTTGGCATTCCGAGTACGGTGAACAATGGTGGATATCAGTCGTGGGATGGGACCTCGATGGCCTCGCCCAACGCTGCAGGTGCAGCTGCCTTGCTTTGGGCACTTTTCCCCGATCTGAACAATGCATCACTCCGCGAGCTGATGTATATCTCGGCCTTTAATTTAGATGCGTTGAATCCTAACTTCGTCGGGATGCTTGGCGCTGGCAGAGTGGATGTTCGGACAGCCGCTGCCATGCTTCTGCCGAATCTGAATGTAATTTCGAGCAGTTTAACCGACAACGTTGGAGACGGAGACGGTAGGCTTGAGACTGGAGAGTCTGCCCAACTTGAGCTGGTGATTCAGTCATCGCCCGATTGGGCTCCCGCAACGAACGTGGTTGTGAACGTAACCTCGAACAATCCAATCGTTTCAATCTCGAATGGCACACAGTCCATAGGTGCACTTGCGCCCGGCGCTGCGGCGACGGCTACTGTAACGCTTACTGCCGGAACGATTGAGGATGGAACTTGGCTCGACCTCTTGGTGAATATCACAAGTGACGAGGGATTCAACCGCACATTAACGTATACAATTCGAGTTGGGCGGGGCAGATTGCTCGTAGTTGATGACGATGGTTCAGGCAACTTTCAGTCATACTACTATAGTTCTCTCATCGACCTCGGCGCGAATCCTGATCTCTGGAGTAGTTCGCTTGACGGGCAGCCAACCTCGTTTCATCTCAGCCACTATCCTGCCATCATGTGGGTCTGCGGCAATGAAACATCGAATACTCTGACGGCAAGTGAGCAAGAAGCACTGACTTCCTATCTGAATGCCGGCGGTAATTTGCTGATCAGCGCACATGGCTTGCGCAACGACATAGGCGGCTCAAGCTTCTTCTCAGATTACTTGCGCTCCGCGAGTGACAATAATCTTGCAGGAGACAGAGTAGTCAATGCCGTTGAAGGCGTGCCGGTTTTTGATGGCACACGCCTTCTGTTACAAGGCGGAGCCTGTGCTAACAATGGATTGACAGGTCCTGACCGCATTCTGCCAGTTAACGGAGGTGTCGCGGCATTTGAATACACAACCGCTGGCGGGGTGGGTGCGGTAATGTATGACGGCGCCTACAAGTCAATTTATTTTGCGTTCTCGCTTGAAGCAGGCTGCGGTCTTGCCGGAACCGACCATTACTCTGTGGTGCTTTCCAGAACTCTCGAATGGTTTGGTATTGAAAGGGTGGACGCTCACGAGCGTCCTACGTCCCCCATCCCACACTCAGCCCGGCTGGTAGGCAACTACCCGAATCCATTTAACCCGACGACTGAAGTGAAGTTTGAGGTAAGCACCGCATCCAACGTGGAGTTGCGAGTCTACGATATTCAAGGGCGGCTAGTTTCCGAACTGGTACGTGGCTTAGTCCAGCCCGGCACGCATCAGGTGCAATTCGATGGTTCTGGCTTCGCCAGCGGAGTCTACTTTGTGCGGCTCGTAGCTCCTGGTGTTGTCCAAAGCGCAAAGATGGTCCTTCTGAAGTAG